The Triticum dicoccoides isolate Atlit2015 ecotype Zavitan chromosome 6A, WEW_v2.0, whole genome shotgun sequence genome has a window encoding:
- the LOC119316587 gene encoding 3-ketoacyl-CoA synthase 11-like yields MSMEDSAQPAGAASAGERASSPSPSRRLPDFLQSVRLKYVKLGYHYLITHGMYLLLTPLIVLIAVHLSTLSPGDVADLWTHLRFNLLSVIACSTLLVFLSTVYFLTRPRSVYLVDFGCYKPGPERRCSRETFMRCSKLTGNFTEANLDFQRKILERSGLGEDTYIPPALVTVPPNPSMELARQEAQVCMFGAIDNMLAKTGVKPKDIGILVVNCSLFNPTPSLSAMVVNHYKLRGNIVSYNLGGMGCSAGLLSIDLAKDLLQVHPNSYAMVVSTENITLNWYFGNNRSMLVSNCLFRMGCAAILLSNKRSDRRRSKYELVHTVRTHKGADDKCFSCVTQEEDDSGKVGVALSKDLMAVAGDALKTNITTLGPLVLPFSEQLLFMVTLVGKKLFKMKIKPYIPDFKLAFEHFCIHAGGRAVLDEIEKNMDLTDWHMEPSRMTLFRFGNTSSSSLWYELAYSEAKGRIRRRDRIWQIAFGSGFKCNSAVWKALRSVNPAKEQNNPWMDEIDTFPVDVPKVSKVAE; encoded by the coding sequence ATGTCGATGGAGGACAGCGCGCAGCCGGCCGGTGCCGCCAGCGCCGGCGAAcgcgcgagctcgccgtcgccgtcgcgtcGGCTGCCGGACTTCCTGCAGTCGGTGCGGCTCAAGTACGTGAAGCTGGGGTACCACTACCTCATCACCCACGGCATGTACCTCCTGCTCACCCCGCTCATCGTGCTCATCGCCGTCCACCTCTCCACGCTCTCTCCGGGCGACGTCGCCGACCTGTGGACGCACCTCCGCTTCAACCTCCTCTCCGTCATCGCCTGCTCCAcgctcctcgtcttcctctccacCGTCTACTTCCTCACCCGCCCGCGCTCCGTCTACCTCGTCGACTTCGGCTGCTACAAGCCCGGCCCGGAGCGCCGGTGCTCGCGTGAAACCTTCATGCGCTGCTCCAAGCTCACCGGCAACTTCACCGAAGCCAACCTCGATTTCCAGCGCAAGATCCTCGAGCGCTCGGGTCTGGGGGAGGACACTTACATCCCTCCCGCCTTGGTCACCGTGCCGCCCAACCCCTCCATGGAATTGGCGCGCCAGGAGGCGCAGGTCTGCATGTTTGGTGCCATCGACAACATGCTCGCCAAGACCGGGGTGAAGCCCAAGGACATTGGGATTCTTGTTGTGAATTGCAGCCTGTTCAACCCAACACCGTCACTGTCCGCCATGGTGGTGAACCATTACAAGCTGAGAGGGAACATAGTCAGCTACAATCTGGGAGGAATGGGGTGCAGTGCCGGGCTCCTGTCAATAGATCTGGCCAAGGATTTGCTCCAGGTGCATCCCAACTCGTATGCGATGGTGGTCAGCACCGAGAACATTACCCTGAATTGGTATTTTGGGAACAACCGGTCGATGCTTGTGTCGAATTGCCTGTTCCGGATGGGCTGCGCTGCGATCCTGCTGTCGAACAAGCGGTCAGACAGGAGGAGGTCCAAGTACGAGCTGGTGCACACTGTGAGAACTCACAAGGGCGCAGATGACAAGTGCTTCAGCTGTGTCACCCAGGAGGAGGATGATAGCGGCAAGGTTGGCGTGGCACTGTCGAAGGACCTCATGGCGGTGGCTGGAGATGCGCTCAAGACGAACATCACAACGCTTGGCCCGCTTGTGTTGCCATTCTCTGAGCAGCTGCTGTTCATGGTCACATTGGTTGGCAAGAAGCTGTTCAAGATGAAGATCAAGCCATACATTCCTGACTTCAAGCTGGCATTCGAGCACTTCTGCATCCACGCTGGTGGGCGCGCTGTGCTTGATGAGATAGAGAAGAACATGGACCTCACCGACTGGCACATGGAGCCGTCCCGGATGACTCTCTTCCGGTTCGGCAACACGTCCAGCAGCTCGCTCTGGTACGAGCTGGCCTACAGCGAGGCCAAGGGGAGGATCAGGAGGCGTGACAGGATCTGGCAGATAGCGTTCGGTTCGGGGTTCAAATGCAACAGCGCTGTCTGGAAGGCGCTGAGGTCAGTGAACCCAGCGAAGGAGCAGAACAACCCCTGGATGGACGAGATCGACACATTCCCGGTGGATGTTCCCAAGGTTTCCAAGGTTGCTGAATAG